Below is a window of Ornithodoros turicata isolate Travis chromosome 7, ASM3712646v1, whole genome shotgun sequence DNA.
TGCAACGACAGCATTCAGCGCATATGGGAAAGGAAGTGTCACGCATGCACAAGTAGTACATTCACCGTTCCAGCAAAATGCACTGTCATAATTAATAAGACCAATGGGAAATATGCCGGTAGACAGGTAGAATCAGGTGTTTTTCAGACAGCTTACTCGTTATTAAAATTTGACAACAGCACACTGTAATAAGCTCTGTGCTGCAAACAAAGACACTTGTCATTGCAATGATGCACCCAGTATACTATGTCATAGTTATAGGCATAATGCAGGGCAGAAGAGAGACATGCGTGGTTTCTAGACAATACAAAGAACATTAGGTCCCACGACTCATATTTGAACACATTAATTCACTGCCATACTCATCATGACACAGGCTGAACAGGTTGTTAGGATGACACAGTCAAGACAATAATGTGAGCTTGCAAGAACTGCACTGTGCGGGCTTGGGACAGATGCATCATGCTGTGGAGAGAAAACATGTTAAAATGTATTAGTACGAAATGTAACGACAAACTGGCAGGTAACACATTCGCAGTGCACGGAACATGTTAACATTTGTTCTGCATACTGTGGTGGGTCGTTCACGGGGATTCTCAGCAAAGTACCTAGACTTGCGAAATCAAGTTAGTGTGAGATAGTGTGATCAAGATAGTGTTAGAAATCAAGTTAGATTATTTACTTATGCATTAACTTCTACTGACCGAGCGATTTGATGATAAAAAGTATTCGACATCAACTCGTGCAACTTCCTCTCTTAACTGGGATCACTTTCCCCCATTGGTTTTGGCACAACCTAACCCCTCACCTCATGAACAGCAAGTAATGAGTGTGAATGCACCAACATATGTACAAAATGGTGTGCAACAAACTATGAAACTGCTGAGAGGTGAAGCTGACGATAAGAAGCATGATGGAACCTGTACATAACAGTAGGTGCGAGAACATAGTGCTGTTTTAGTGCAGAGGGGGCATAGAGCATAGAGCTGAGGAAATTCCCGAGGTCTATTTTTAGGGTGGAAGTACACTGTAACAGGGTTGCGAAAGCAGCTTATCATAGCCTAACTTTGTGGAACAGAGAGGTCCCTGGCGCCATTCGATGTATGACATAAACATAGCCAAATGTAAAGAATGCCGTGTGACAGCTCATCCCAagtgcaaagaaagaaaagaagtggAGGTTGATGCATAACTCCTTccacaaaaaatgaaaaactaTTCGGCTACATGTTCCACGTAATCATTCTTCTTTATCAGCTTCCTCCGCCTCATCTTCATCATCACTCTTTCCTTTAACTTCATCTACAACCTCATCCTCTTCATCCATATGTGCTTCCTCCTGTTCTGAATGCTCCGCCGCTTCCTCATTCTCActctcttcttcctcctcctcgtcctcaGCCATCTCATTCTCTTCCGCGGAGTTCTCATCTTCACTGTCAGCAATGCGAATAATCTTAACGTCAACATCCTCACCTTTGTCGCCGGCATCTCTAGGCGTCAGGCCCTCCGGTACGACACTCTGCAATGTAATGACAGTAACGTTTTTTTAGGGTTTCTGCAACTATGTGCTGTTACAAAAATCATTCCAATTTTTGTACAGCTGTTGCAATTGTAACTTGCAATGCTCTGTTGTTAAGTGTTATCATACCTCCTCCCACATGTAAATGCCCGTATGGGACAATTTGAGTGTATTCcataaataaatcaataaatttGTCATGCAGCTCTATTTCCTTGAAGATGTTGAGCAGGTATAAAGGCGCACTTACGCGGACTAGTAATCGTGATCAGTCCCTAGAAGTCCATATACTAATAAGTTAGTTTCACCACACGTGTGGAtgaatttctaatgaaccaatGGAAAACATTGTGCAATAACAAAATggttaataacacgcaaatacGACCGCATGATCTAAATTAGCATGCAGAGAACAATGTTGGAAGGATGTGTTCAGATAGAAGATATGGCATAACATAGCATTCCATCCTTTGGTGCTGTAGCCAGAAATATCAGTAAGAAAATGCATAGGGCAGACTGATATTTCGTGCCCTATTTGTGACTGCTATTAAACAAACATGTTCTGGATACTGCGTTCATATGGAGTGCTTGAGTCTTGTCACAGAGAGACTGAATGAGGTAGCATTGTACACAATAACCTAACCTGGAACTCTATAATCATTCAGAAAAAGCACATGTTTGAAATATTTAATCTTTAGAACTGCTATGAAGGCCAATAACAAATTTTCTACTAGAATTTCAAATATTTCTGTGCAATCCCTCTATAAAACACAGTAATGTGCTGTACAGTTCCTCACATCCACCAGTTTTGATATCTTGAAGTATAGGGCATTTGAATTCAGAATTACTCACCCCAAAAGTTCTCCTTTACTGGGAGCAGCAAGAGAGAGGATGTAATACCATACAGTGTATAAACATCAAGTAGctcacacatacacacgcaaAAGGATAGAAAACAACTTTTTTTTGTACTTCAGACAACCTGATCAGGCCTTATGAGCAGCACGAATATTTAGTGCCGCACTTCAAGGATGCTGTTGTTGAATCACACTTGTAACTTGCATTGAAGCAGTGGTAATTATCATGTATGAATTAATTATGTACCAGACAACCCATTTGTTAACAAGTACACTTGTAACTCCTCCACAAAATGAGTAATCATTTTTACCTTCTAAATACTGTGCACTATGCTTATTTTTCACTGTTTACTATATTAGAATGCTCTGCCACAAGCCTATGCAGCAGTCAAAGGAAACTGTAGGGTGATTCGTCGTTGCGCATCAAATACAGCTTTTGCCTCATTATTTGTGTTGTTTTCTTGCAAGTCACATGCCGTTAAATGCTTCAACCATGTCAACACTTACTGATCCGTTGAGGTCATACTCTGCAGGATCCAACTTAAGGAATGCAATCAGTCTGTCCTCTTCAGTGGCCTGGTCAAAGTCATCGAAGTCCTGTGGAAATGCATTTTTACCTGCTTAATTACAGTTGGTGCCATGACTAAAGACTGGCATTAAATAAAATGCAAGTGTTACAAGGAACTATGTACAATGAAGGACATAAAACCAAGATATCAGATGAGGTGCATATGTGTAGATATAAAGTAACGTCGTTGTTTATATCTACACATATGCACCTCATCTGGTGTCTTGCTTTTATATCCTTCGCTATACATAGTTCCTTGTAACAGTAACAAACAAACCCTGTAACAAACAAAGAGACATGCATGATGCAATTGACATGCAAAAGCCTTTCTGCCTCATCAAATGGCAAAATATTCCATATAACATCTCTCAatcaaaatttgcaaattttTAATACCACAAAATTAACCATTAACCATTTATACAGTACACAAATTATGCCTAATTTTTGTTTCTGGTTATTGTGTGAATACTTgggaaaaagggggggggggggctttatCGGCTCTCGTGCTTCAGACAGAAACTGACAATTGGTACAATGCATTAGTAGTACTGACAAGTGTAGTTACAGTATTAAAAATGTATCCATGTATTTATGTATCTATAAACATGTATTGAATCAACACTGTTATAGCTGAAATTAGAAAGCTACAGAAAAATAGGGTGATGGGAGCATGGATTGTTTGCGCCCTTACGCCACAATATTCTTTGTCATTGAAGAAATGTGGGGGTGGAGTGCAGACGTCATCCACTTTCTTGCAATGCTCTTTCATGAAGTCCCTTTCTTCTTCATGGCCAGGTTCTGTGATGTCCACAGACTCGAAGGGTACCTTAATTGACTGCAGGATCATCAGTGCCCTCTGCTGCTTCTTCTTCACCTGAGGAAACACCATTGCATGAGCAATGAATAAAGCAATTCCATGTTTTTATGATATCATGGATGAAGCCACTTTAAGCTTCAtttgcctggaagatttattgaattttttttttaatgttacCGTTTTGCCATGAGAACTGAACTGCTGTGCTCACATGGATGAAGCATTTCTAAATGTACTTGGTCTAGATCCAACagactatagtcgtgttcaacttaagaaggaaaagaaatctagtccgttaACTACATACACCGTCAGATATAAGGAGATGCAATAGcgtgccaggagaaatactgcagcgccatcaTGCGGCATCAGTAGGGGGCGCACTTTCTGCCGGAGCGTActgtcatgcggccagtcctAACAGTCTATACGGAAGTAGAGTGAGTATGATGACTACATTATCATGCGCAGGAGGGAATGTGACCTCTCTGAGTCCAGCCATCCTGTTTGAGGCGTAGTAATATTGTGAGAGTTCACAAACTTGATTTCTTGTCCTTCTAAAGTTGAACACGTctataaagttttttttttgttgttgtgcaTGAAATAGGTAGTCAGATAGAAGAAGACTATGAGTAGTAAGCAGATGTATCCATGCTGTTTGGCGGTATGGGTTTCAGACGCAGGTAAAGCTTTTAATGAAGAATGCTCTCTCAACGGAACAGTGAACTTGGAATTTTTGTGTTGTACTCTTCCCAGAATTTTCACGTTtcagcattaaaaaaaaaaaaaagggattcCAACCAGGGCTTTTGGCCTTTTTGAGCCTTACCAGAGAGCTTTGGAGATGCTGTGCATGTGATATCCATTCCGCCTGAAGTGTGTTTGTGCATTTGGAGGAGCACCATTTGAAGGTCATGAGCAATTATGTAAACAACTAGCTAGAACAGCAAGCCCTATGTGACATGCTTCAGTCAACACAAGGTACTGGCGTCTAAGAGAATAACAAGCAGAGACACTGCGAGATCGACAAGGAACCAACGAAGACTGATGCTGACGTGAGCAATGACAGTGAAGACTACATTTAATGTGGATGTcagttttgatgtgtgcaacaAGTAACATCCGAAACAAGCAACAGTAATTGCACAGTCATCACAACCGAAATCAGCGGATACAGTTTGCATTTGAGAAGCTTGGTTCCAAAGAGCCTCCTGCAAATTCCTTTGTCGCTTTCTTGCCATATTATTTGAAAGGGGGTTATTAATAGGACGTAGGAAAGTGAAAGTATACCAAGTATGTCAACATGACTTCCTCCTATACAAAAGGATGCAAAGGAGGCTCTCAGATCCATAACACACCCTGTCTTGAGAGTTGGTGTGGAGAGCTAAAGAGATTCCCTTCGAGGATTGGAGTTTAATGCAATGTCTACTCAACCAACAAGTAGAAGGCTGTTACCTCAGCCTTTAATTTCTTAGCGTTTCACTAATTCCTCAAACACACATTCGAAGCCGAAGTCCCAGTCCTGCCCTCGGAAAACAGCAACATATACTCCGGATGTTTTCGAATCACGGTGATATGGAGGAGAAGGAAGGATGGGTGCTTCTAAGGTTAATGAAACGTTGCGTGAATCTTCCACGGAAGACGCCCTTCTGGCTTTTCGTGCGGTCTTCAAAGTCAGAACGCGAAGACTTCCGGAAACACGTgaataaataacaaaatataCCCCGAAGAACCACAATACAATCCGGAACGCACCCTTGTCCTCAGCGCGACTAAAAATACCGAAGGCTGCTAACTTTTGCAAGAGGATATGGCACTATAACAAAAACTAAAGCCGGTGCCACAACTTGGCCGCTCAGCAGTTCCCGCATACGGCACGCGAAGTGTGTTGATCCGGTTTATTTTCCTGTGATTATTTTCTGCGGATACTTCGTATTTAACGATGGACCCGTTTCCATCATACACAAGACTTCTCGCTGACATTACACAGAAATCATTGACCCAGCAGTTTGATGCATATTCAGTTTGACAGTGATTAATCGAGGAACAAAAACGAACTATAACTTAACGTACCTCCTTGCTCGCAGAGATACCCGAGACGAATATTTTGATGACCATTTTGGAATGCTTCCGTGGAATCCAGAGTCCTGCCGCGACAAGGATAGATACTGTGACCTCTTCTTCACTTCCAGGTCTTGATACAGCTATAAAATGTTCAGTAAGGGACTGACCTTCCTCGCAGTTGCGGTTTTGGATTAGAGCACACGAAAAGCTCGACCTCACACCCTCACACGCAGAAATATTTTCTTCGGCGGCCGCAGCAACAGAGGTGACGCCTGGGGGCGGGGACCGGCTTGTCGTGACGTCACTCACTAGGTTCCTGCGGCGGCAACTTTAATATCGCACAGAAGCTGCCGTTCCGCTTGCCTGCTTACGATGTTTTTACGAGATAATTCCGGAGGCTGTTTGCGCACAGTGTTATAACAAATGATCAGACTAGGACGATACGGAAGCAGCGTTTCCAAATGTTTCCTTCAACTCCAAGTTTATTTCGCACAAAGTGCACGGAGAATACAAAGGAAGGCAAAAAGCCAAAAGAAGCTTTATGTAATAAGGCTTAAGCTTTCTGTTCACACAGAGAAATGACTTGTAATTAACCGAATTCTTAAAGCGGAAGCTGTCGAGACAcggaagaacaaaagaaatttTAATCcctcagtatgcaccagcttgcctATGCGCTCTTTCACTAATTCTGTCGAACGCGATACGTGGCGTTCTTttacgctctctctctctctttctttagCATGATCGCAAGTTTTGTACCAGTGTGTACCAATCCTGTGTACCAATCCTCACGCCACTGTGGCGAAGGCCGAATGGCTTCTGGAGATTGGAGGAAAGATTGGTGAGGAGGAGAGGTAAAAATGCGGTCCTGGTACGGTTTGAAGCTGAAACCCCGGCCCACAAGCACATTTAGAAGTGAGAAAAATTCAAATAACCCATAAATCTTCTATGCTTactaagcgcattcttttcacttgcactggactgcactaccttggactccacgcaagacaggttttcgggagctgcactttccagctgaaaggaactttattagtaatgcctttcttttcaacaggaaagtgcagcacacaaataacccagttcaggtCTGGTGCAGgcggtgcaagcgaaaagaatgcacctactgTCAAATCTCAAATGCAACTTCAAGAGAGAAAGCGAGAAAAAATGGCTATTCGTTTGTGAAGCTAAGCGCCCCGTACAAGACGCTGAGCAGAAGAATTTCTATTGTCTGTCGCGCGACATATTAGGGGTAATTACGGACATTATGTAACGCCTATTTCTCGTCAGTGTCGGGACTACTGtctccatactttttttttgtgtgtgtgtctaatttactcaattGCTCAGATACATGTATGCACTGTACGTTTTCCATAACAGATGCACAGCGTTGGCTGCATGTAGACAGCCACGTGACTAGATGACAAGTATAACTGGTACCccactgaacaacaacaaagacaATTAACGGTTGTTGGGGCACGAGGGTGACGCGAATTGTTAGTGTGCATTCAATGCGACACACGATGGATCATTAGCGTTGAAGATCGCTAGAGCGTTCAGACGAAACCCATTGCCATCTCCATGGCGCAGTAAAAGCCGCAGTAAATGCCAGACAGTTTACAGGTTACCATGCTAGCATGCTAGTTTTTAGTACGGAGTTTTAGTGAATCCTTTTCGCTGAAACGATTCATGAACGGTTTATCCGCTTCCCAACCGCAGGATATACCATACTGATTACTGAATCACCCGCTCT
It encodes the following:
- the LOC135400325 gene encoding SH3 domain-binding glutamic acid-rich protein homolog, whose product is MVIKIFVSGISASKEVKKKQQRALMILQSIKVPFESVDITEPGHEEERDFMKEHCKKVDDVCTPPPHFFNDKEYCGDFDDFDQATEEDRLIAFLKLDPAEYDLNGSSVVPEGLTPRDAGDKA